A region of Lycium barbarum isolate Lr01 chromosome 1, ASM1917538v2, whole genome shotgun sequence DNA encodes the following proteins:
- the LOC132604168 gene encoding NAC domain-containing protein 1-like yields the protein MEHLELKEGFRFHPTDAEGLSFLLRFVAKQEMHDAGFITTNIDVYGNEEPWEIYSQGVPCGGSEDEDDDDCYRYFITKLKKKSPMTYHREVGNKGSWKQQGEEKTVYNNMGNSSSTLIIGCKKSMRYVNKEHKDGDWLMKEYELSKVILQKFDGDCRDYVLCAIKKKPIDTCSPVTSTTTLDDASEDSDEVAGFADSVLATSNDNNM from the coding sequence ATGGAGCACTTAGAGCTAAAAGAGGGTTTTCGTTTCCATCCAACTGATGCAGAAGGACTTAGTTTCTTGCTAAGATTCGTGGCGAAACAAGAGATGCATGATGCTGGATTTATCACCACCAACATAGATGTCTATGGTAATGAAGAGCCATGGGAGATTTACAGTCAAGGAGTACCCTGTGGAGGAtcagaagatgaagatgatgacgACTGTTATCGCTACTTCATCACGAAGCTGAAGAAGAAAAGCCCCATGACGTATCATCGTGAAGTGGGAAACAAAGGCAGTTGGAAACAACAAGGCGAGGAAAAAACAGTTTACAACAACATGGGGAACTCATCATCAACTCTTATTATTGGATGCAAGAAGAGCATGCGTTACGTGAATAAGGAGCATAAAGATGGGGATTGGCTCATGAAGGAGTACGAGCTCTCTAAGGTTATTCTTCAAAAGTTCGACGGGGATTGCAGGGATTATGTTTTGTGTGCCATCAAGAAGAAGCCCATTGATACTTGTTCTCCTGTGACGTCCACAACTACGTTGGATGATGCTTCTGAGGACTCTGATGAGGTAGCTGGTTTTGCTGACTCTGTATTGGCGACTTCCAATGATAATAATATGTGA